A stretch of the Polyangiaceae bacterium genome encodes the following:
- a CDS encoding DUF420 domain-containing protein → MPGTLATLNAILNGAATLCLVAGWVFIRRGDRARHRLCMLSAFGLSIIFLISYLIHHAQVGSVPFRGTGSLRTIYFAILIPHVLLAAAVVPLALVTLVRALRERFDLHKRIARVALPVWLYVSVSGVAIYFMLYHLPV, encoded by the coding sequence GTGCCCGGCACACTGGCCACGCTCAACGCGATCCTGAACGGCGCCGCCACGCTCTGCCTCGTGGCGGGCTGGGTCTTCATCCGTCGCGGGGATCGCGCGCGCCACCGGCTGTGCATGCTGAGCGCTTTCGGCCTCTCGATCATCTTCCTGATTTCCTACCTGATCCACCACGCGCAGGTCGGCTCGGTCCCGTTTCGCGGGACGGGAAGCCTGCGGACGATCTACTTCGCGATCCTGATCCCGCACGTGCTCCTGGCGGCGGCGGTGGTGCCGCTGGCGCTGGTCACGCTGGTGCGGGCCCTCCGTGAGCGCTTCGATCTTCACAAGCGCATCGCTCGGGTCGCGCTTCCGGTCTGGCTCTACGTCTCGGTGAGCGGCGTCGCGATCTACTTCATGCTCTACCACCTGCCGGTCTGA
- a CDS encoding EamA family transporter, with product MHESNASSGRGRLEVILAALCFSTGGAAIKATALTSFQVASFRSGVAALAMLALLPAARARWSWRAALVGLAYATTMVLFVSANKLTTAANTIFLQSSAPLYVLLLSPLVLKERVRRQDLLYMLVLAGGLALFFVGVRAPDALAPNPVLGNVLATTAGLSWALTVFGLRWIEQREPERGGARAVLLGNLVAFFACLPWALPVAALSLKDAGVIAYLGLIQIGLAYLLLMRAVQSVPALEASLLLLVEPVLSPLWAWLVHAESPGAWSLAGGAVILGATAARTTFDFLKARRLRELGRGAHQA from the coding sequence GTGCACGAATCCAACGCAAGCTCTGGGCGCGGGCGGCTCGAGGTGATCCTCGCCGCGCTGTGCTTCTCCACCGGCGGCGCCGCCATCAAGGCCACGGCGCTCACCAGCTTCCAGGTGGCGAGCTTCCGCTCCGGCGTCGCGGCGCTGGCCATGCTGGCGCTCTTGCCCGCGGCGCGCGCGCGCTGGTCGTGGCGGGCGGCCCTGGTCGGGCTCGCCTACGCGACCACGATGGTGCTCTTCGTCAGCGCGAACAAGCTGACCACCGCGGCCAACACCATCTTCCTCCAGTCTTCGGCGCCGCTCTACGTGCTCCTGCTCTCGCCGCTGGTGCTGAAGGAGCGAGTCCGCCGCCAAGATCTCCTCTACATGCTCGTCCTGGCCGGCGGGCTCGCGCTGTTCTTCGTCGGCGTGCGCGCGCCTGACGCGCTCGCGCCCAATCCCGTGCTCGGCAACGTGCTGGCCACCACAGCCGGTCTGTCCTGGGCGCTCACGGTGTTCGGCCTGCGCTGGATCGAGCAACGCGAGCCCGAGCGTGGCGGCGCGCGCGCCGTCTTGCTCGGCAACCTCGTGGCCTTCTTCGCCTGCTTGCCCTGGGCGCTGCCCGTCGCTGCCCTGTCGCTGAAGGACGCCGGCGTCATCGCCTACCTCGGCTTGATCCAGATCGGCCTCGCCTACCTGCTCTTGATGCGCGCCGTGCAGTCGGTGCCCGCGCTCGAGGCCTCGCTCCTCTTGCTCGTCGAGCCGGTGCTGTCGCCGCTCTGGGCGTGGCTCGTGCACGCCGAGTCGCCCGGCGCGTGGTCGCTCGCCGGCGGGGCGGTCATCCTGGGCGCCACCGCGGCGCGCACGACCTTCGATTTCCTGAAGGCGCGGCGCCTGCGCGAGCTCGGTCGCGGGGCTCACCAGGCATAG
- a CDS encoding TerB family tellurite resistance protein has protein sequence MDPEIKSSLDALGITPKNYRVLMLLPLVYVAWADGHMDEVEIAVLDDIAKERFMLDARGLAILDGWLGAPIPKQYFDEGMQTLFLMAQTETGEPLVHAEDLHELLSHAEAVARATAASLDSPTNVSPEEEAALAEIAGLLHLDNGVSWRRLLDELDAGPASVARGRAPKSRRA, from the coding sequence ATGGACCCTGAGATCAAGAGCTCGCTCGATGCCCTGGGCATCACCCCCAAGAACTATCGCGTGCTGATGCTGCTGCCGCTGGTCTACGTGGCCTGGGCCGACGGGCACATGGACGAGGTCGAGATCGCGGTGCTCGACGACATCGCCAAGGAGCGCTTCATGCTCGACGCCCGCGGCCTCGCGATCCTGGACGGCTGGCTCGGCGCGCCGATCCCGAAGCAGTACTTCGACGAGGGGATGCAGACGCTATTTCTGATGGCGCAGACCGAGACCGGCGAGCCCCTGGTGCACGCCGAGGATCTGCACGAGCTGCTCTCGCACGCGGAGGCAGTGGCCCGCGCCACGGCGGCCTCCCTGGACTCGCCCACCAACGTGTCACCCGAAGAGGAGGCAGCGCTCGCCGAGATCGCCGGACTGCTCCACCTCGACAACGGCGTCAGCTGGCGGCGCCTGCTCGACGAGCTCGACGCGGGACCGGCCTCGGTGGCGCGGGGTCGCGCGCCGAAGTCGCGGCGGGCTTAG
- a CDS encoding PDZ domain-containing protein, which produces MKRASFLVACLGFYLSCAGTQGTVGAVFAQQDDGRLIVHEVPEGLAADKAGLREGDEILLVDGIDVRQLDAKALHENLSGGVGTTVRLTVVRGEEVLRLTLKRTPAKKRTPLSK; this is translated from the coding sequence GTGAAACGCGCCTCGTTCCTCGTCGCCTGTTTGGGCTTCTACCTATCCTGCGCGGGCACGCAGGGCACCGTGGGCGCGGTGTTCGCCCAGCAGGACGACGGCCGTCTGATCGTGCACGAGGTGCCCGAAGGCCTGGCGGCGGACAAAGCGGGCCTGCGCGAGGGCGACGAGATCCTCTTGGTCGACGGCATCGACGTCCGGCAGCTCGACGCCAAGGCTCTGCACGAGAACCTCTCTGGCGGGGTCGGCACCACGGTTCGCCTGACCGTAGTGCGGGGTGAGGAGGTGCTGCGTCTCACGCTGAAGCGCACGCCGGCGAAGAAACGCACGCCTCTGTCGAAGTGA
- the argJ gene encoding bifunctional glutamate N-acetyltransferase/amino-acid acetyltransferase ArgJ: MRVPSGFRFAAVSAGIRKDGRIDLALAVSNERAVAAGVFTRNLVRAAPVEVAMRRVVAGRARAVLVNAGCANACTGAPGEAATLGSTAAVARALGVEPDEVLPASTGVIGALLPADEIAAKAGELVAGLSVEGWDAFSRAILTTDRGPKLASAELPGGGSVLGIAKGAGMIHPDLGPPHATMLAFLFTDARVEHAALQRVLEAASELTFNAASVDGDTSTNDTVLALASGKSGSAPTEAELGAAFQSVCGELARAMVADGEGANHVAEIVVTGLGDAAAARIVARTVATSLLVKTALFGNDANWGRLLAAAGRAGVAFDPRRAEIRVNDVVIVEGGVAVGTDAEKRAAEILAGPSYTITLALGDGPGRASYLTSDLGHGYVDVNAGYRS; this comes from the coding sequence ATGAGAGTCCCTTCGGGGTTTCGTTTCGCAGCAGTTTCGGCCGGGATCCGCAAGGACGGGCGCATCGACCTCGCGCTCGCGGTGAGCAACGAGCGCGCGGTCGCCGCCGGTGTCTTCACGCGGAACCTGGTGAGGGCGGCGCCGGTGGAGGTCGCGATGCGGCGGGTGGTGGCGGGCCGCGCGCGCGCCGTGCTGGTGAACGCGGGCTGCGCGAACGCCTGCACCGGTGCGCCGGGTGAAGCGGCGACGCTCGGCTCGACCGCCGCCGTGGCGCGGGCGCTCGGCGTCGAGCCGGACGAGGTGCTGCCGGCCTCCACGGGTGTGATCGGCGCGCTCTTGCCCGCCGACGAGATCGCGGCGAAAGCCGGCGAGCTGGTCGCGGGCCTGTCGGTGGAGGGCTGGGACGCGTTCTCGCGCGCCATCCTGACCACCGATCGCGGGCCGAAGCTCGCGAGCGCGGAGCTCCCGGGGGGAGGCTCGGTGCTCGGGATCGCCAAGGGGGCGGGGATGATCCACCCCGATCTCGGGCCGCCTCACGCCACCATGCTGGCGTTCCTGTTCACGGACGCGCGGGTCGAGCACGCGGCCCTCCAGCGTGTTCTCGAGGCGGCGTCCGAGCTGACCTTCAACGCGGCCAGCGTGGACGGCGACACCAGCACCAACGACACGGTGCTCGCGCTGGCCTCGGGCAAGAGCGGCAGCGCACCGACCGAGGCGGAGCTCGGCGCGGCGTTCCAGAGCGTGTGCGGCGAGCTGGCGCGGGCCATGGTGGCCGACGGCGAGGGAGCGAACCACGTAGCCGAGATCGTGGTGACGGGCTTGGGCGACGCCGCCGCGGCGCGAATCGTCGCGCGCACCGTCGCCACCTCCCTGCTGGTCAAGACGGCGCTGTTCGGCAACGACGCGAACTGGGGCCGGCTGCTCGCCGCGGCAGGGCGAGCCGGGGTGGCCTTCGACCCGAGGCGGGCGGAGATCCGAGTGAACGACGTGGTGATCGTCGAGGGCGGCGTGGCCGTGGGGACCGACGCCGAGAAGCGCGCGGCGGAGATCCTCGCCGGCCCGAGCTACACCATCACCCTCGCGCTCGGTGACGGACCCGGTCGCGCGAGCTACCTGACCTCGGATCTCGGCCACGGCTACGTCGACGTCAACGCCGGCTATCGCTCGTGA
- a CDS encoding helix-turn-helix domain-containing protein — protein MFSDLVAAAIIEAQKPLVGVLEELRTELAETRRELQELREEAKPQPAPEIVYLSLPQVAERLGVSQRTARRWLDAGRLPHVRLPGGGVRVSVAQLEQALAGRAA, from the coding sequence GTGTTCTCCGATCTCGTGGCGGCCGCGATCATCGAGGCCCAGAAGCCGCTGGTCGGCGTGCTCGAAGAGCTGCGCACCGAGCTAGCAGAAACCCGGCGAGAGCTTCAGGAGCTTCGGGAGGAAGCCAAGCCGCAGCCCGCGCCCGAGATCGTTTACCTCTCGCTCCCGCAGGTCGCCGAGCGCCTCGGTGTGTCGCAGCGCACCGCGCGCCGTTGGCTCGACGCCGGTCGCCTGCCGCACGTTCGCCTGCCGGGCGGCGGCGTTCGCGTGAGCGTGGCCCAGCTCGAGCAGGCGCTGGCCGGGAGGGCAGCGTGA
- a CDS encoding phage Gp37/Gp68 family protein codes for MALGSGIEWTESTWNPVTGCSKISPGCKYCYAERMAERLQAMGQANYRNGFELTLQPQMLELPLRWKKPQAIFVNSMSDLFHKDVPFEYIQRVFDVMRRAHWHRFQVLTKRARRLVELSRAIEWPANVWMGVSVESADHIDRIDDLRKTGAHVKFLSLEPLLGPLPKLKLKDIDWVIVGGESGHGARPMDPAWVTNIRDQCARAGVPFFFKQWGGKNKKKAGRLLDGRTWNEMPTAYASTSLRPASRGRSLPVRV; via the coding sequence ATGGCGCTCGGCTCCGGCATCGAGTGGACCGAGTCCACGTGGAACCCGGTCACGGGGTGCAGCAAGATCAGTCCGGGCTGCAAGTACTGCTACGCCGAACGCATGGCGGAACGGCTGCAGGCGATGGGCCAGGCGAACTACAGGAACGGCTTCGAGCTCACGTTGCAGCCGCAGATGCTGGAGCTTCCGCTGCGGTGGAAGAAGCCGCAGGCGATTTTCGTCAACTCGATGAGCGACCTGTTCCACAAGGATGTGCCTTTCGAGTACATCCAGCGTGTCTTTGACGTCATGCGACGCGCGCACTGGCACCGCTTTCAGGTGCTCACGAAGCGCGCGCGCCGGCTCGTCGAGTTGAGCCGCGCGATCGAGTGGCCCGCGAACGTGTGGATGGGGGTTAGCGTCGAGAGCGCCGACCACATCGACCGCATCGACGACCTTCGCAAGACCGGCGCGCACGTCAAGTTCCTCTCCCTCGAGCCGCTCTTGGGCCCCTTGCCCAAATTGAAGCTCAAGGACATCGACTGGGTAATCGTCGGTGGCGAATCCGGTCATGGAGCGCGGCCGATGGACCCAGCCTGGGTGACCAACATCCGCGACCAGTGCGCACGCGCTGGCGTGCCGTTCTTCTTCAAGCAGTGGGGCGGCAAAAACAAGAAGAAGGCAGGTCGACTGCTCGACGGGCGAACGTGGAACGAGATGCCGACCGCGTACGCATCAACCTCGTTGCGACCCGCGTCGCGCGGGCGCTCGCTCCCCGTGCGCGTGTGA
- the tcmP gene encoding three-Cys-motif partner protein TcmP → MAKSRSTSKGNAHRFGGDWTQAKLDVLRDYLAAYTKALKDKPSGGQPFRKAYIDAFAGTGSRTARERGTGEATETLLFPDLAEPSPQKLLDGSARLALQVEPRFDKYIFIERSPERCSQLESLKAEFPALAGDIAVRQGEANEEIQRLCGSPDNWKSRRAVLFLDPYGMQVEWKTIEAVAATKAIDLWLLVPLGMGMNRLATKSGRLPESWRQRMDAFLGTTAWYEEFYKVETKPTLFGDDQVQVKASMDVMARYFNDRLKQVFAGVVEEPGVLWNSANNPLYLLCFAVGNERGKDIALRIANHTLKRLRDVP, encoded by the coding sequence ATGGCGAAGTCGCGATCCACGTCCAAGGGGAACGCCCATCGTTTCGGAGGGGACTGGACCCAGGCGAAGCTCGACGTGCTCAGGGACTACCTGGCCGCGTACACCAAGGCGTTGAAGGACAAGCCGAGTGGCGGCCAGCCGTTCCGCAAGGCGTACATCGACGCGTTCGCCGGCACCGGCTCTCGCACGGCGCGCGAGCGCGGGACGGGCGAGGCGACTGAGACGCTGCTGTTTCCCGATCTCGCCGAGCCCTCACCGCAGAAGCTGCTCGACGGCTCAGCGAGGCTTGCGCTGCAGGTCGAGCCCCGTTTCGACAAGTACATCTTCATCGAGCGGAGCCCGGAGCGCTGCTCACAGCTCGAAAGCTTGAAGGCAGAGTTCCCCGCGCTCGCCGGCGACATCGCGGTCCGCCAGGGTGAAGCGAACGAGGAGATCCAGAGGCTCTGTGGGTCACCCGACAATTGGAAGTCTCGTCGCGCGGTGCTGTTCCTCGACCCCTACGGAATGCAAGTCGAGTGGAAGACGATCGAGGCCGTTGCTGCCACGAAGGCGATCGACCTCTGGCTGCTCGTGCCGCTCGGAATGGGGATGAACCGGCTCGCAACGAAGTCCGGCAGGTTGCCGGAGTCGTGGCGTCAGCGAATGGACGCCTTTCTCGGCACCACGGCGTGGTACGAGGAGTTCTATAAGGTCGAGACGAAGCCGACGCTCTTCGGCGATGACCAAGTCCAGGTAAAGGCGTCGATGGACGTGATGGCTCGTTACTTCAACGACCGCCTGAAGCAGGTGTTCGCGGGCGTCGTCGAGGAGCCGGGAGTGCTCTGGAACTCGGCGAACAACCCGCTGTACCTCCTCTGCTTCGCGGTGGGCAACGAGCGCGGGAAGGACATCGCGCTGCGCATCGCCAACCACACACTCAAGCGACTGAGGGATGTGCCCTGA
- a CDS encoding DEAD/DEAH box helicase, translating into MERAEPFDVRLRFGSAAEASRYLRALTSLLFGASTKVTATLTTGAPREDLAAEEIADRLERAGINKLRFALQLGEHAIAVELALLGSEPGSVAIRAPFTSGPATARLWLQSDVDVVAPIPALALPTTAEALALDAAHAFVGLALRCGGFEEAELTGDHPLSWNTTKSNDAAQPVRSTLRDAVWSTASSEGAVALWVNGLAPASKPRVPEAGWWEQYDVLTRTPREALNELHFHLAAHFDIPFAWAIVDKTAAPEGTFVVPPEASAIARLVPEADRVVVAVDLEQPASLVAEMLLHLCAHLTLGHVRPGDACGHWDTQASLSPTPHRQWDREARAFVDAHFARPVRRVSSLEECNPREKAWLVLLDHIGRMVGQQRTLHAATERYQAAAYQRQAAQRLVAQLEEYGGAMLCDGVGLGKTYVATTVAVHYANQWREQLADTKRSATDDPFRITVLSPNSVVSTWVREAIAPLAAHGVPLATIRVISHSKLSRIVPSSDILTRGRAGMSDMEHLLLSDLVVVDEAHNFRSVGARRTTVLRDLLRLQPRKDLRRKVLLLTATPVNNSLEDLRQQAALMFGKPLFFNDNLTPDKYRTRVFKDVEERVAKATKGKGAADVAALLIHGDASAKFAYAPDFRDDVQFGVQVPRVGDYLREQEKRLTAQQAAVRAAIQSGQPPAEVPARIAGELLDRIVVQRSRALCKQIEREQGSNARLLFRPDAATPEKLVYEDVYDDTRDVLARFLPLFETEAEATDTETPPLSLKIYMWADVRDGIRDAGEVSSVVGLQRVLVLKRLESSPVAFLITLLRLLALHAHRLKQLGELCREVGDKKREKALAAELADLVDAVKPLERERIDTLLTGGKARARGNDLLERWSGAHSARAAADSDDPPPPQFELFGRDDDKSSERKEQLDRLWNLREHLTRDLATLLRVAPGLADIVFGRFAQSDWPQRFINGGQEVDWPKSAAWAMRIVTDGKLRRLVARLLRARADGQKVIVFSQFTDTLAYVDSVLRATHALSRQEWAIVTGLLGADVGRAVRHDDVLALVDRSAVVSGETEDRDAVIHAFAPFYRLGPSRPRLPGASVFEQQQLDALWTNGWTQALKQPTDVLFATDVLAEGVNLQDAALLINFDVHWNPVRMIQRAGRIDRRLNPAIEEATSFPDLETLARDLGVPPPRYWWHAHAGAAPVTVNLLLPDELEAELQLRERIANKTLAIDFTLGLEQGTGAEADWMADYRFRGISALNAWQGDRAIEQIAGYQQRLRRLMSERGIDAEWLAAWNGWLREVGGRQDDRILAWAQLGRKGGETTVYTRQLQPRLVDGVPHWLWTTAKPADSLLNFWLALDSKTFPAATRTGLPFSEDASRPIAAWDLLAASRRLVDEDTALEELGDMRRPLLQGASAISAGFLGAEPDRRAIAVSGFRLLQLRVLDEAAPVRPSEEA; encoded by the coding sequence GTGGAGCGCGCCGAACCGTTCGACGTGCGCCTGCGTTTCGGGTCGGCTGCCGAGGCCTCCCGGTATCTCCGCGCGCTCACGAGTCTGCTCTTTGGCGCGAGCACCAAGGTCACCGCGACGCTCACCACGGGCGCGCCCCGCGAAGACCTCGCCGCCGAAGAAATCGCGGATCGGCTCGAGCGCGCAGGCATCAACAAGCTCCGCTTCGCGCTCCAACTCGGCGAGCACGCGATCGCCGTCGAGCTCGCTCTCTTGGGCTCGGAACCGGGTTCCGTCGCTATCCGCGCGCCGTTCACGAGCGGCCCCGCCACCGCGCGCCTGTGGCTCCAGTCCGACGTCGACGTGGTCGCGCCCATCCCCGCGCTGGCGCTCCCGACCACCGCTGAGGCGCTCGCGCTCGACGCCGCCCACGCGTTCGTCGGGCTCGCGCTCCGGTGTGGCGGCTTCGAGGAGGCCGAGCTCACCGGCGACCATCCGCTCTCCTGGAACACGACGAAGTCGAACGATGCCGCCCAGCCGGTCCGCAGCACGCTCCGCGACGCCGTCTGGAGCACCGCAAGCTCGGAGGGAGCCGTCGCCCTGTGGGTAAACGGCCTCGCGCCAGCGTCGAAGCCGCGCGTACCCGAGGCCGGTTGGTGGGAGCAGTACGACGTGCTCACGCGCACCCCGCGCGAGGCGCTGAACGAGCTGCACTTCCACCTCGCGGCGCACTTCGACATCCCGTTCGCGTGGGCCATCGTCGACAAGACAGCCGCCCCCGAGGGCACCTTCGTCGTCCCGCCCGAAGCGAGCGCCATCGCGCGTCTCGTGCCCGAAGCTGACCGCGTCGTCGTCGCCGTCGACCTCGAGCAGCCCGCCTCGCTGGTCGCCGAGATGCTGCTCCACCTCTGCGCGCACCTCACGCTCGGCCACGTTCGCCCGGGCGATGCGTGCGGCCACTGGGACACGCAGGCCTCGCTTTCGCCGACGCCCCATCGGCAGTGGGACCGCGAAGCGCGCGCCTTCGTCGACGCCCATTTCGCCCGTCCTGTGCGCCGCGTCTCGTCGCTCGAAGAGTGCAACCCGCGCGAGAAGGCATGGCTCGTGCTCCTCGATCACATCGGGCGCATGGTCGGCCAGCAGCGCACGCTGCACGCCGCAACGGAGCGTTACCAGGCCGCCGCCTATCAGCGTCAGGCCGCGCAGCGGCTCGTCGCCCAGCTCGAGGAGTATGGCGGCGCGATGCTCTGCGACGGCGTCGGCCTCGGGAAGACCTACGTCGCCACCACCGTCGCCGTTCACTACGCGAACCAGTGGCGGGAGCAGCTCGCCGACACGAAGCGCTCGGCGACCGACGACCCGTTCCGAATCACGGTGCTTTCGCCGAACTCGGTGGTGAGCACCTGGGTGCGCGAGGCCATCGCGCCTCTCGCTGCGCACGGCGTTCCGCTCGCCACCATCCGCGTCATCTCGCACTCGAAGCTCTCGCGCATCGTGCCGTCGAGCGACATCCTCACGCGCGGCCGCGCGGGCATGAGCGACATGGAGCACCTGCTCCTGTCGGATCTCGTGGTGGTGGACGAGGCGCACAACTTCCGCTCTGTCGGCGCGCGCCGCACCACGGTGCTGCGTGACCTCCTGCGCTTGCAGCCGCGCAAGGATCTGCGTCGCAAGGTGCTGCTGCTCACCGCCACGCCCGTGAACAACAGCCTCGAAGACCTGCGCCAGCAGGCGGCGCTGATGTTCGGCAAGCCGCTCTTCTTCAACGACAACCTCACGCCCGACAAGTACCGCACGCGCGTGTTCAAGGACGTCGAGGAGCGCGTGGCGAAGGCCACCAAGGGCAAAGGTGCGGCCGACGTCGCGGCGCTGCTCATTCACGGCGACGCCTCGGCGAAGTTTGCCTACGCGCCCGACTTCCGCGACGACGTGCAGTTCGGCGTGCAAGTGCCGCGCGTGGGCGACTACCTCAGGGAGCAGGAGAAACGGCTCACCGCGCAGCAAGCCGCCGTGCGCGCCGCCATCCAGAGCGGCCAGCCTCCGGCAGAAGTGCCTGCGCGCATCGCGGGCGAGCTGCTCGACCGCATCGTGGTCCAACGCTCGCGCGCGCTCTGCAAGCAGATCGAGCGCGAGCAGGGCTCGAACGCGCGGCTCTTGTTCCGGCCCGACGCGGCCACTCCCGAGAAGCTCGTCTACGAGGACGTCTACGACGACACCCGCGACGTGCTCGCGCGCTTCCTCCCGCTCTTCGAGACCGAGGCCGAGGCCACCGACACGGAGACGCCGCCGCTCTCGCTCAAGATCTACATGTGGGCCGACGTTCGCGACGGCATCCGCGACGCGGGCGAGGTTTCGTCGGTCGTCGGCCTGCAGCGCGTGCTGGTGCTCAAGCGCCTCGAGTCGTCGCCCGTCGCGTTCCTCATCACCCTGCTCCGGCTGCTCGCGCTGCATGCGCATCGTCTCAAGCAGCTCGGGGAGCTGTGTCGCGAGGTCGGCGACAAGAAGCGCGAGAAGGCTCTCGCTGCCGAGCTGGCGGACCTCGTCGACGCGGTGAAGCCCTTGGAGCGTGAGCGCATCGACACGCTGCTTACCGGCGGCAAGGCGAGGGCGCGCGGCAACGATCTGCTCGAGCGGTGGAGCGGTGCCCACAGCGCGCGTGCTGCCGCCGACAGCGACGACCCGCCGCCGCCCCAGTTCGAGCTGTTCGGACGAGACGACGACAAGTCGTCTGAGCGCAAGGAGCAGCTCGATCGTCTGTGGAACCTGCGCGAGCACCTCACGCGCGATCTGGCCACGCTGCTCCGCGTAGCGCCCGGCCTCGCCGACATCGTCTTCGGTCGCTTCGCGCAGAGCGACTGGCCGCAGCGCTTCATCAATGGCGGTCAGGAGGTCGACTGGCCGAAGTCGGCGGCGTGGGCGATGCGCATCGTCACCGACGGCAAGCTGCGCCGCCTGGTGGCGCGCCTGCTGCGCGCGCGGGCCGACGGCCAGAAGGTCATCGTCTTCTCGCAGTTCACCGACACCCTGGCCTACGTCGACTCGGTGCTGCGAGCGACGCACGCGCTCTCGCGTCAGGAGTGGGCGATCGTCACGGGGCTGCTCGGTGCCGACGTCGGGCGCGCGGTTCGCCATGACGACGTGCTCGCCCTCGTAGACCGCAGCGCCGTCGTCAGCGGCGAAACCGAAGATCGCGATGCGGTCATCCACGCCTTCGCGCCGTTCTACCGTCTCGGCCCGTCGCGCCCGCGCTTGCCCGGCGCTTCGGTCTTCGAACAGCAGCAGCTCGATGCGCTGTGGACCAACGGCTGGACGCAGGCGCTCAAGCAGCCCACCGACGTCCTCTTCGCCACTGACGTTCTCGCCGAGGGCGTGAACCTCCAGGACGCCGCGCTGCTCATCAACTTCGACGTCCACTGGAACCCGGTGCGGATGATCCAGCGCGCGGGCCGCATCGACCGCCGCCTGAACCCCGCCATCGAAGAGGCAACGAGCTTCCCCGACCTCGAAACGCTCGCGCGTGACCTCGGCGTTCCGCCGCCGCGCTACTGGTGGCACGCGCACGCCGGCGCCGCGCCCGTCACCGTGAACCTGCTCCTGCCCGACGAGCTCGAGGCCGAGCTGCAGCTCCGCGAGCGCATCGCCAACAAGACGCTCGCCATCGACTTCACCCTCGGCCTCGAACAGGGCACCGGCGCCGAAGCTGACTGGATGGCCGACTACCGCTTCCGGGGCATCTCGGCCCTCAACGCCTGGCAGGGCGACCGCGCCATCGAGCAGATCGCGGGCTACCAACAACGCCTTCGCCGCCTCATGAGCGAGCGCGGCATCGACGCCGAGTGGCTCGCCGCGTGGAACGGCTGGCTCCGTGAGGTCGGCGGGCGCCAAGACGACCGCATCCTCGCGTGGGCGCAGCTTGGCCGTAAGGGCGGCGAGACCACCGTCTACACGCGGCAGCTCCAACCGCGCCTCGTTGACGGTGTTCCGCACTGGCTGTGGACGACGGCGAAGCCCGCGGACTCGCTGCTCAACTTCTGGCTCGCACTCGACAGCAAGACCTTCCCGGCGGCGACGCGCACCGGCCTTCCGTTCTCCGAGGACGCCTCGCGCCCCATCGCCGCCTGGGACCTCCTCGCGGCCTCGCGGCGCCTTGTCGACGAAGACACCGCCCTGGAAGAGCTCGGCGACATGCGCCGCCCCCTCCTGCAAGGTGCGTCGGCCATCTCGGCGGGCTTCCTTGGCGCGGAGCCCGATCGGCGCGCCATCGCCGTCAGTGGATTTCGACTCCTTCAGCTTCGTGTTCTCGACGAGGCTGCGCCCGTGAGACCGAGTGAGGAAGCATGA